The nucleotide sequence ATCGTGCGCGGCACGGTGAAGTCGGTGGGCTACACCGACGCCAGCTACGGCTTCGACGCCCAGACCTGCTCGGTCATCTCTTCCATCCACGAGCAGTCGCCGGACATCAAGCAGGGTGTGGACCCGGGCGGCGCCGGCGACCAGGGCATGATGTTCGGCTACGCCTCGAACGAGAATCCCGAGTACATGCCCACGGCCATCCTGCTGGCGCACAAGCTGACCATGCGGCTGGCGGAAGTGCGCAAGAGCGGCCAACTCGAGTTCCTGCGGCCGGACGGAAAATCGCAGGTCACCGTGGAATACGACGGCAATCACAAGCCGCAGCGCATCGACGCCGTGGTCGTCTCCAGCCAGCACTCGGAGACCGTGGACAACGAGAAGCTGCACTCCGACATCCTCAAGCACGTCATCCAGGCCGCCCTTCCCGCGCACCTGCTCGATCAGGACACCAAGTACCACATCAATCCCACCGGACGTTTCGTAGTCGGCGGACCCATGGGCGACACCGGGCTCACCGGGCGCAAGATCATCGTGGACAGCTACGGCGGCATGGGCCGCCACGGCGGCGGTTGCTTCAGTGGCAAGGACCCGACCAAGGTGGACCGCTCCGGCGCCTACGTGGCGCGCTACATCGCCAAGAACATCGTTGCAGCCGGACTGGCGGAGCGCTGCGAAGTGCAGCTTGCTTATGCCATCGGCGTGGCTGAGCCGGTGAGCGTCCTGGTGGATACGTTCGGTACCAGCGACCTTTCCACCGGAAAGCTGGAAGAACTGGTGCGCGCGAACTTCCAGCTCACGCCCAAGGGGATCATCGAATCGCTGCGACTGAGCCGGCCCATCTACCGCAAGACCGCGGCCTACGGCCACTTCGGGCGCAACGACCCAGACTTTACCTGGGAGGCGACCGACAAAGCGGCCAAGCTGCGCGAGCAGGCTAGCGCCGCGACGGTCAAGACGGGATCCAGCACACCGGCCAAGTAACCTTCGCCACGGGGCGCGGCGATATGCGCCCCACGCTTCCCCCCTTCTAGTATCCTAGTGTGGTTCTGGACCCAGTCCGGGCCACGCATGCACGAATCCCGGGAATTATTGACGCGAAAGCGCGGAAAGAAGCCATCATGACTACTGCAACCCAAGTGAAGTGCGACATCAAAAATCTGGAGCTGGCGGACCAGGGCAAGAAGCGCATCGAGTGGGCCAACCAGTCCATGCCGGTGCTGCAGATCATCCGCAAGGAATTCATCAGGAACGCGCCGCTGAAGGGCATCCGCATCTCCGCCTGCCTGCACGTGACCACCGAGACCGCGAACCTGGCCATCACGCTGCGCGATGGCGGGGCGGACGTGGTGGTGTGCGCCTCCAACCCCTTGTCCACCCAGGACGACGTGGCGGCTTCGCTGGTGCGCGACTACAGCATCCCGGTGTTCGCCATCAAGGGCGAGGACAGCGAGAGCTACTACCAGCACATCCTGGCGGCGCTCGACCACAAACCCCACATCACCATGGATGACGGCGCCGACCTGGTGACCACGGTGCTCACCAAGCGCAAGGACGTGGCCGACGGCATCCTGGGCGGCACCGAGGAGACCACCACGGGCGTGATCCGGCTGCGGGCCATGGCCAAGGAAGGCGTGCTGCGCTATCCCATCGTGGCCGTGAACGACGCCGACACCAAGCACCTGTTCGACAACCGCTACGGCACCGGGCAGTCCACGCTCGACGG is from Terriglobales bacterium and encodes:
- the metK gene encoding methionine adenosyltransferase, yielding AEDPHSRVACETLLTTGLAFIAGEITTKAYVDFPAIVRGTVKSVGYTDASYGFDAQTCSVISSIHEQSPDIKQGVDPGGAGDQGMMFGYASNENPEYMPTAILLAHKLTMRLAEVRKSGQLEFLRPDGKSQVTVEYDGNHKPQRIDAVVVSSQHSETVDNEKLHSDILKHVIQAALPAHLLDQDTKYHINPTGRFVVGGPMGDTGLTGRKIIVDSYGGMGRHGGGCFSGKDPTKVDRSGAYVARYIAKNIVAAGLAERCEVQLAYAIGVAEPVSVLVDTFGTSDLSTGKLEELVRANFQLTPKGIIESLRLSRPIYRKTAAYGHFGRNDPDFTWEATDKAAKLREQASAATVKTGSSTPAK